In a single window of the Limnochorda sp. L945t genome:
- the fabD gene encoding ACP S-malonyltransferase — MTTSRRGAFAVLFPGQGSQAVGMGGAMAEAFPAAAQVMQAAERVFPGLWKVCREGPEELLRQTVYTQPAVLAVSVALWEVFRREAGRTPAAAAGHSLGEYTALVAAGAMPFEAALAVVRARAEAMEAALPGGRGSMGAVIGLEDEVVEAICEEVSRRRSPLSGEPAPASVVAANFNAPGQVVVSGLIEALDEVREAAVRAGGRYVPLPVSGPFHSPFMAPAARTFAPVLERTPMQSPAFPVVANVTARPMPGNARAMQELLVAQVTSPVRWAGALRAMAAMGVSHFVEIGPGKALTGMVRRTLPDAVALSVQDPPSLDAALARLKGDGLI; from the coding sequence GTGACCACGAGTCGCCGAGGCGCGTTCGCGGTACTCTTCCCGGGGCAGGGCTCCCAGGCCGTCGGCATGGGAGGCGCCATGGCGGAGGCGTTCCCCGCCGCAGCGCAGGTGATGCAGGCGGCCGAGCGGGTGTTTCCCGGCCTGTGGAAGGTTTGCCGGGAGGGGCCGGAGGAGCTCTTGCGGCAGACCGTATACACGCAGCCCGCAGTGCTCGCGGTCAGCGTGGCCCTGTGGGAGGTCTTCCGCCGGGAGGCGGGGCGTACCCCTGCGGCGGCGGCCGGCCACTCGCTGGGAGAGTACACCGCTCTCGTGGCGGCCGGAGCGATGCCGTTCGAAGCGGCCCTCGCGGTGGTGCGGGCGAGAGCCGAGGCCATGGAGGCAGCTCTGCCGGGCGGCAGGGGCTCGATGGGGGCCGTGATCGGGCTCGAAGACGAGGTCGTCGAGGCGATTTGCGAAGAGGTATCCCGGCGCCGGAGCCCCCTTTCCGGTGAGCCGGCTCCCGCCTCCGTGGTGGCGGCCAACTTCAACGCTCCCGGGCAAGTGGTGGTCTCGGGGCTCATCGAGGCCCTGGACGAGGTGCGGGAGGCGGCGGTCCGGGCGGGCGGCCGGTACGTGCCGCTGCCGGTGAGCGGGCCCTTCCACTCGCCCTTCATGGCCCCGGCGGCCAGGACCTTCGCACCCGTGCTCGAGCGCACGCCCATGCAGTCGCCTGCCTTCCCGGTGGTGGCCAATGTCACGGCCCGTCCCATGCCCGGGAACGCCCGTGCGATGCAGGAGCTCTTGGTGGCCCAGGTCACCTCGCCGGTGCGGTGGGCGGGCGCCTTGCGGGCCATGGCCGCGATGGGGGTGTCGCACTTCGTGGAGATCGGCCCGGGCAAGGCGCTCACGGGCATGGTCCGCCGCACGCTGCCCGACGCCGTGGCCTTGAGCGTGCAGGACCCGCCGTCGTTGGATGCGGCGCTTGCGCGGCTGAAAGGGGATGGACTAATATGA
- a CDS encoding DAK2 domain-containing protein: protein MGGAASGEGREIFLRWMEAGLQALEREKAAIDALNVFPVPDGDTGTNMFLTFSAAWKEVQKDLHGRLRDLVQAASRGALMGARGNSGVILSQFFRGFARSIAAAPPGAPLDGARLAHALEEAAQTAYQAVIKPVEGTMLTVGRAAARWAERAARRPGASLVEVLEAASEGAKIALARTPRQLPVLAQAGVVDAGGQGLVVLLEAALQASRQAPAPPAAAAADRSHPAAAAVPRETAEGAMPGHEPGGITETYVRYRYCTEFLIMGQGIPQEQVREALLPLGDSLLVVGDPSLLKVHVHTNHPGRALEVGVRWGELLNVSVNNMQEQNRQAARRKKEQRAAALAGPPAEGSSRMASQVSPGRSGPATPPSSSGRALAPQAAPVGVRVSDPPAGNHRPSRAAPADLAARANHGATGRVAIVAVVSGDGLKDIFRSLGVEQLVDGGSTMNPSTEELVKAVEASPAAGVILLPNNKNVVMAARQVPAIASKPVIVVPSRNIPEGLAAALAFSGELGLEANAARMERALERVASGEVTYAVRDSHFGDHEIRAGDIVGMADGELVSVGQDVGEVVYQVARRLLGDGKTLLTLYYGREVDRAQAQRLLDTLKGRLDGTEIELYFGGQPIFYYILSAE from the coding sequence ATGGGTGGGGCGGCTTCGGGCGAGGGCCGAGAGATTTTCCTGAGGTGGATGGAGGCGGGACTTCAAGCACTCGAGAGGGAAAAAGCGGCGATCGACGCCCTCAACGTGTTCCCCGTGCCGGACGGCGACACCGGCACCAACATGTTCCTCACGTTTTCGGCCGCGTGGAAAGAGGTCCAGAAAGACCTCCACGGCAGGCTGCGGGATCTCGTGCAGGCAGCCTCCCGCGGAGCGCTGATGGGGGCACGCGGCAACTCCGGCGTGATTCTCTCCCAGTTTTTCCGTGGTTTCGCCCGTTCCATCGCCGCTGCTCCGCCGGGTGCTCCCCTGGATGGGGCGCGCCTTGCCCACGCGCTCGAGGAGGCGGCTCAGACGGCCTACCAGGCGGTCATCAAGCCGGTCGAGGGGACCATGTTGACGGTCGGCCGGGCAGCGGCCCGGTGGGCGGAGCGGGCTGCCCGGCGTCCCGGGGCCAGCCTCGTGGAGGTCCTCGAGGCAGCTTCGGAAGGGGCGAAGATCGCACTGGCCCGGACTCCCCGGCAGTTGCCCGTACTGGCGCAAGCCGGCGTGGTCGACGCGGGGGGCCAGGGGCTGGTGGTCTTGCTCGAGGCGGCGCTGCAAGCGAGCCGGCAAGCACCGGCGCCGCCGGCCGCAGCGGCGGCCGACCGGAGCCATCCGGCGGCCGCGGCGGTGCCCCGGGAGACAGCCGAGGGCGCCATGCCCGGCCATGAACCCGGCGGCATCACGGAGACGTACGTCCGGTACCGGTACTGCACTGAGTTTTTGATCATGGGACAGGGCATCCCCCAGGAGCAGGTCCGCGAAGCGCTGCTGCCGCTCGGGGACTCCCTTCTCGTGGTCGGCGATCCCTCGCTGCTCAAGGTCCACGTCCACACCAACCATCCCGGCCGCGCGCTGGAAGTCGGCGTACGGTGGGGCGAACTGCTCAACGTATCGGTCAACAACATGCAGGAGCAAAACCGACAGGCCGCCCGGCGCAAGAAGGAGCAACGAGCGGCCGCACTGGCCGGCCCTCCCGCCGAGGGCTCTTCCCGGATGGCCTCGCAGGTCTCTCCGGGGCGATCCGGCCCCGCGACCCCGCCCTCTTCGTCTGGCCGCGCCCTTGCCCCGCAGGCTGCCCCGGTCGGGGTCCGGGTGTCCGATCCTCCCGCCGGCAACCACCGGCCGAGCAGGGCCGCGCCGGCGGACCTGGCGGCCCGCGCTAACCACGGCGCGACGGGACGGGTGGCCATCGTCGCCGTGGTGAGCGGCGACGGCCTCAAGGATATCTTTCGGAGCCTGGGCGTGGAGCAGCTGGTCGACGGCGGCTCCACCATGAACCCCAGCACCGAGGAGCTGGTCAAAGCGGTCGAGGCGTCTCCCGCCGCCGGGGTGATCCTTCTGCCCAACAACAAGAACGTCGTGATGGCCGCCCGGCAGGTGCCGGCGATCGCCTCCAAGCCCGTCATCGTGGTGCCCTCGCGTAACATCCCGGAAGGGTTGGCCGCGGCGCTGGCTTTTTCCGGGGAGCTCGGGCTGGAAGCCAACGCCGCCCGCATGGAACGGGCCCTCGAACGCGTGGCGAGCGGCGAGGTGACGTACGCGGTTCGCGACTCGCACTTCGGCGACCATGAAATCCGAGCCGGCGACATCGTCGGCATGGCCGACGGGGAGCTGGTCTCGGTGGGCCAGGACGTCGGCGAGGTGGTCTACCAGGTGGCGCGGCGCTTGCTCGGCGACGGCAAGACGCTCCTGACGCTCTACTACGGCCGCGAGGTCGATCGTGCGCAGGCCCAGCGGCTCCTGGACACCCTGAAGGGCCGGTTGGACGGGACCGAGATCGAGCTGTACTTCGGAGGGCAACCGATCTTCTACTACATCCTGTCGGCCGAATGA
- a CDS encoding YceD family protein: MQVNIHAIREQKGGQLPIEGETKSPPLEVAGGEIQCSPVRVHGTVTHTGKGYLVQVRLRCEARLECTRCLSPFVLSIDRPMQEMYYPERLRGQHPEGDDVANWFSGDVLDLSEAIREHLQLALPMKRLCREDCRGLCPTCGKNLNEGPCDCRRTGVDERWAALGRLLVEPVPRQRGGE, encoded by the coding sequence GTGCAGGTCAACATCCACGCCATCCGGGAGCAAAAAGGCGGACAGCTCCCGATCGAGGGCGAGACGAAGTCCCCGCCCCTGGAAGTCGCCGGCGGCGAGATCCAGTGCAGCCCGGTACGAGTGCACGGCACGGTCACCCACACGGGGAAAGGGTATCTGGTCCAGGTCCGGTTGCGGTGCGAGGCCCGGTTGGAGTGCACGCGATGCCTGTCGCCGTTCGTGTTGTCCATCGATCGGCCGATGCAGGAGATGTACTATCCGGAGCGGCTGAGAGGCCAGCACCCGGAAGGCGATGACGTGGCCAACTGGTTCTCCGGCGACGTCTTGGATCTGTCCGAGGCGATCCGAGAGCACCTGCAGCTTGCGCTGCCCATGAAGCGGCTGTGCCGGGAGGATTGCAGGGGGCTGTGCCCGACGTGTGGCAAGAACCTCAACGAGGGCCCTTGCGACTGTCGCCGCACCGGGGTGGACGAGCGCTGGGCAGCGCTGGGGCGGTTGCTGGTCGAGCCCGTGCCCCGGCAGCGAGGAGGAGAATGA
- a CDS encoding DegV family protein: MAAGARRIRIVTDSMADLPATWVREFDVHVVPLHVLFKGESYRDGIDVSHEAFFEMMRQAGNEELPRTSHPSPADFVAAYQAIAGDASAILSIHASAYISATYQSAMVAAREFREVPVSVWDTRLVSMGEGLAVREVARAVQEGLPAGECLKRGQDLARRMRVRFTVETLEYLWKNGRIGRAQAFVGGLLQLKPVLAFEDGMVTPVERVRGRARSLSRLAEMCAEETGGSGQTLAIVHAAALEEAQALREEILGRCQFDEVVVTTLGATITSHTGPGTIGIIYTLKE, translated from the coding sequence ATGGCAGCAGGCGCTCGGCGCATCCGGATCGTGACCGATAGCATGGCCGATCTTCCGGCCACCTGGGTACGGGAGTTCGACGTCCACGTGGTGCCCCTGCACGTGCTGTTCAAGGGGGAGAGCTACCGGGACGGCATCGACGTCTCCCACGAGGCGTTCTTCGAGATGATGCGGCAGGCCGGCAACGAGGAGCTGCCGCGCACCTCCCACCCGTCGCCGGCCGACTTCGTCGCCGCGTATCAGGCGATCGCCGGCGACGCTTCGGCCATCCTGTCCATTCACGCGTCGGCCTACATCTCCGCCACCTACCAGTCGGCCATGGTAGCGGCTCGGGAGTTCCGGGAGGTCCCTGTCAGCGTCTGGGACACGCGCCTCGTGAGCATGGGCGAGGGACTGGCGGTGCGGGAGGTCGCCCGGGCGGTGCAGGAGGGGCTCCCGGCCGGCGAGTGTTTGAAGCGGGGACAGGACCTCGCCCGGCGGATGCGGGTGCGCTTCACGGTCGAGACGCTCGAGTACCTGTGGAAAAACGGCCGGATCGGCCGCGCGCAGGCGTTCGTGGGAGGGCTGCTGCAGCTCAAGCCGGTGCTGGCCTTCGAGGACGGCATGGTGACCCCGGTCGAGCGGGTGCGGGGCCGGGCCCGCTCCCTTTCCCGGCTGGCGGAGATGTGCGCCGAGGAGACCGGGGGCAGCGGCCAGACGCTGGCCATCGTGCATGCGGCGGCGCTGGAGGAGGCCCAGGCGCTGCGGGAAGAGATCCTGGGGCGGTGCCAGTTCGACGAGGTGGTCGTCACCACCCTGGGAGCCACCATCACCTCCCACACCGGCCCCGGCACCATCGGGATCATCTACACCCTGAAGGAGTAG
- the rpmF gene encoding 50S ribosomal protein L32: protein MANPKRRFSKARTRTRRSMWRLVAPNLSECPRCHKLRVPHRVCPYCGTYDGRQYLPPVEQA, encoded by the coding sequence GTGGCAAACCCCAAGCGGCGCTTCTCCAAGGCCCGCACCCGCACGCGGCGCTCCATGTGGCGGCTCGTAGCGCCCAACCTCTCGGAGTGCCCGCGCTGCCACAAGCTGCGGGTGCCCCACCGCGTCTGCCCGTACTGCGGCACGTACGACGGCCGGCAGTACCTGCCCCCGGTGGAGCAGGCATGA
- a CDS encoding nucleoside recognition domain-containing protein produces MHPSLRPELRTYLAALLLGLFAAAVVVAAKDAFEASLFGLRLWLEAVLPALMPFFALSEILAAFGVIHFIGVLLEPLMRPLFNIPGAGAFAFAMGLVSGYPLGAIITARLCKDRLCNSVEGERLVALANTADPLFMAGVVAAGFFQVPELGGVLSVAHYLGVLLVGFSGAFHDRGAPETPPIEATSREGLLRRALAAMLKAHRADGRPFGQVLGDAVRSAMHSMLLIGGTIILFSVLLRVLARVGIVPLLSGAAGWVGQALGLDRSMGEVLVRGLFEITNGTQSASQARGSLVERAALASFVIGWSGLAVHTQVAAVVQGTGIRLGPYLRARFLHGVLAAIITVALMALGMGPAVGAWAAPAAPAGPAPLWWTFGALMWRMKTAALLLGLLVVAATAGAVVRRLVAWGPWITRAGRL; encoded by the coding sequence GTGCATCCATCCCTCCGGCCCGAACTCAGGACCTACCTCGCGGCCTTGCTGTTGGGACTGTTCGCGGCAGCCGTGGTGGTCGCCGCCAAGGACGCTTTCGAGGCCAGCCTCTTTGGCCTTCGACTGTGGCTCGAGGCGGTCCTCCCGGCGCTCATGCCCTTTTTTGCCCTCTCCGAGATCCTGGCGGCCTTCGGGGTCATCCATTTCATCGGTGTGCTGCTCGAGCCTCTGATGCGGCCGCTGTTTAACATTCCCGGGGCAGGCGCCTTCGCGTTCGCCATGGGGCTGGTGAGCGGCTACCCCCTCGGGGCCATCATCACCGCCCGGCTGTGCAAGGACCGGCTGTGCAACTCCGTCGAAGGCGAACGGCTGGTCGCTCTCGCCAATACCGCGGACCCGTTGTTCATGGCGGGGGTAGTGGCGGCGGGCTTCTTCCAGGTGCCGGAGCTGGGAGGCGTGCTCAGCGTGGCCCACTACCTGGGCGTGCTGCTGGTCGGGTTCTCCGGAGCCTTCCACGACCGGGGCGCTCCCGAGACCCCGCCGATCGAAGCGACCTCCCGGGAGGGACTGCTGCGCCGCGCCCTGGCCGCCATGCTGAAGGCGCACCGGGCCGACGGCCGGCCGTTCGGCCAGGTGCTCGGCGACGCCGTCCGATCGGCCATGCACAGCATGCTGCTCATCGGGGGCACCATCATCCTCTTTTCCGTCCTGCTGCGCGTGCTGGCCCGCGTGGGCATCGTACCCCTCCTGTCCGGCGCGGCGGGATGGGTGGGCCAGGCGCTGGGGCTCGACCGGAGCATGGGAGAGGTGCTGGTGCGGGGCCTGTTCGAGATCACCAACGGCACACAGTCTGCCTCCCAGGCCCGGGGATCGCTCGTGGAGCGGGCGGCACTCGCGAGCTTCGTCATAGGCTGGTCAGGACTGGCGGTCCACACCCAGGTGGCCGCGGTGGTCCAGGGCACCGGTATCCGCCTCGGGCCCTACCTGCGCGCCCGCTTCCTGCACGGGGTGCTGGCGGCGATCATCACCGTGGCCCTCATGGCACTCGGCATGGGGCCCGCCGTCGGCGCCTGGGCCGCACCGGCCGCTCCCGCGGGCCCGGCACCGCTGTGGTGGACCTTCGGCGCCCTGATGTGGCGCATGAAGACGGCGGCGTTGTTGCTGGGTCTGCTGGTCGTAGCGGCCACGGCCGGAGCGGTGGTGCGCCGCCTCGTCGCCTGGGGGCCGTGGATAACCCGGGCGGGGCGACTGTGA
- a CDS encoding acyl carrier protein, translating to MDVFEKVKSIIVEQLSVDESEVTPEASFVDDLGADSLDIVELIMAFEEAFGLEIPDEDAEKISTVGDAVKYIQSRQE from the coding sequence ATGGACGTCTTCGAGAAGGTCAAGTCGATCATCGTCGAGCAGTTGAGCGTGGACGAATCCGAGGTGACCCCCGAGGCGTCGTTCGTCGACGATCTGGGAGCCGATTCCCTGGACATCGTGGAACTCATCATGGCGTTCGAGGAGGCGTTTGGCCTCGAGATCCCCGACGAGGACGCCGAGAAGATCAGCACGGTCGGGGATGCGGTCAAGTACATCCAGTCCCGCCAGGAGTAA
- a CDS encoding Asp23/Gls24 family envelope stress response protein: MAVTLTNELGSIRIAEEALSAVAGYAARECYGIVGVAARSVPDGIAELLGLENVHRGVEVRLEDDVIVVNLFVMVEYGVNIFQVARNVMQQVKHRLEQISGLEVGQINVHVQGVRVGEGDRRRRHSESSTRRV; the protein is encoded by the coding sequence ATGGCGGTGACGCTGACCAACGAGCTCGGCAGCATCCGGATCGCGGAGGAGGCTTTGTCCGCTGTCGCAGGATACGCGGCCCGGGAGTGCTACGGGATCGTCGGCGTGGCCGCTCGCAGCGTGCCGGACGGGATTGCCGAGCTGCTGGGGCTGGAAAACGTCCATCGCGGCGTCGAGGTCCGACTGGAGGACGACGTGATCGTCGTCAACCTCTTCGTGATGGTGGAGTACGGCGTCAACATCTTCCAGGTCGCCCGCAACGTGATGCAGCAGGTCAAGCACCGCCTGGAGCAGATTTCGGGGCTCGAGGTAGGGCAGATCAACGTCCACGTCCAGGGTGTACGGGTGGGCGAGGGCGACCGCCGGCGCAGGCATTCCGAGAGTTCCACGCGGAGGGTATGA
- the coaD gene encoding pantetheine-phosphate adenylyltransferase — protein sequence MSVAVYPGSFDPVTFGHLDIITRAAALFDTLYVAVLQNPSKQPLFSVEERLAMLQEACRPLSNVRCETFSGLVVDYARSRHAIAIVRGLRAVSDFEYEFVMATMNRNLESRIDTVFIVTSSEYAFISSSLIKEVARFGGDVGRWVPPGVAERLRSRFSAGDGAGGAGSPQE from the coding sequence GTGAGCGTGGCGGTCTACCCGGGCAGCTTCGATCCCGTGACCTTCGGCCACCTCGACATCATCACCCGCGCGGCTGCCCTGTTCGACACGCTGTACGTGGCGGTCTTGCAGAACCCGAGCAAGCAGCCCTTGTTCAGCGTGGAAGAGCGGCTCGCCATGTTGCAGGAGGCGTGCCGCCCTCTTTCCAACGTTCGCTGTGAGACGTTCTCGGGGCTGGTGGTGGACTACGCCCGCTCCCGCCACGCCATCGCCATCGTCCGGGGCTTGCGGGCCGTCTCCGACTTCGAGTACGAGTTCGTCATGGCCACCATGAATCGCAACCTGGAAAGCCGCATTGACACTGTGTTCATCGTGACGTCGAGCGAGTACGCGTTCATCAGTTCGAGCCTCATCAAGGAGGTCGCGCGGTTCGGCGGGGACGTGGGCCGGTGGGTGCCCCCGGGGGTAGCCGAGCGCCTGCGGTCGCGCTTCTCCGCCGGCGACGGCGCCGGGGGTGCCGGGAGCCCACAGGAGTAG
- the fabG gene encoding 3-oxoacyl-ACP reductase FabG yields the protein MTLAGRTAIVTGASRGIGYAIARLLASQGARVVVTSRHAEAAEQAAQRIASETGGEVAGWEGDVTRPDTAERLVERSLERFGRLDVLVNNAGITRDTLLLRMNDEDWDTVLDTNLKGVYRMSRAALRPMLRQRYGRIVNLSSVAGLVGNPGQCNYAASKAAIVGFTKSLAREVASRGITVNAVAPGFIETEMTARMSAKEGALASQIPMGRLGRPEEVAWAVAFLASDEASYVTGHVLVLDGGLTMAG from the coding sequence ATGACTCTGGCCGGCCGGACTGCCATCGTCACGGGTGCGAGTCGTGGGATAGGCTACGCCATCGCTCGGTTACTGGCCTCACAAGGTGCCCGGGTCGTCGTGACGAGCCGCCATGCAGAGGCCGCGGAGCAAGCGGCGCAGCGTATCGCCTCGGAGACGGGTGGCGAGGTGGCCGGGTGGGAGGGGGACGTCACCAGGCCGGATACGGCCGAGCGCCTGGTAGAGCGGTCCCTCGAGCGATTCGGGCGTTTGGATGTCCTGGTCAACAACGCCGGCATCACACGGGATACACTGCTGTTGCGCATGAACGACGAAGACTGGGACACCGTACTCGACACCAACCTCAAAGGCGTATACCGCATGAGCCGCGCCGCCCTGCGTCCCATGCTCCGCCAGCGCTACGGGCGCATCGTCAACCTCTCCTCCGTGGCCGGTCTCGTCGGCAACCCGGGCCAGTGCAACTACGCGGCGTCGAAGGCGGCCATCGTCGGGTTCACCAAGAGCCTCGCCCGGGAGGTGGCGTCCCGGGGCATCACGGTCAACGCCGTCGCTCCAGGGTTCATCGAAACGGAGATGACGGCGCGCATGAGCGCCAAGGAAGGGGCGCTGGCCTCCCAGATTCCCATGGGGCGTCTGGGCCGGCCGGAAGAGGTCGCGTGGGCGGTTGCGTTCCTGGCCTCCGATGAGGCGTCTTATGTGACGGGCCACGTGCTGGTGCTGGACGGGGGGCTGACCATGGCAGGGTGA
- the plsX gene encoding phosphate acyltransferase PlsX, with protein sequence MALVVDAMGGDDAPRSPVRGALQAAADVPGPIELVGLPTAIEPLLQGAASGERIRVVAATEQIGMDEHPVEAVRKKRDASLVVAARRVKELGAEGALVSAGSTGAVLAASLLHIGRIPGVERPAIAIVLPLFTGPVVLLDGGANVDCRPSHLVQFGVLGRVFARVVLGIPEARVGLLNIGEEETKGNELTIAVHPLMRRHVPGFVGNVEGKDVFAGACDVVVCDGFVGNVLLKSIEGFAAALLGEIKRAAAASVKGKLGGWLLKGALSSLRARLDYRSYGGAFLIGVRGVVVVAHGRSDEVAMANAVRLAHRGVRGDLVASIGEAIQRLPEEVSSHAGS encoded by the coding sequence ATGGCTCTGGTCGTTGATGCCATGGGCGGCGACGACGCTCCCAGGTCGCCGGTGCGAGGAGCGCTGCAGGCGGCCGCGGACGTGCCCGGCCCTATCGAACTGGTCGGCCTTCCCACCGCCATCGAGCCGCTGCTCCAGGGCGCGGCTTCAGGGGAGCGGATCCGGGTCGTGGCCGCCACGGAGCAGATCGGCATGGACGAGCACCCCGTCGAAGCCGTGCGCAAGAAGCGAGACGCCTCGCTCGTCGTGGCGGCCCGCCGGGTGAAGGAGCTGGGAGCGGAAGGGGCGCTCGTGTCGGCCGGGAGCACGGGGGCCGTGCTGGCCGCCTCCCTGCTCCACATCGGCCGCATCCCGGGCGTCGAGCGCCCGGCCATCGCCATCGTGCTGCCGCTTTTCACCGGGCCCGTGGTGCTGCTCGACGGAGGGGCCAACGTGGACTGCCGGCCCTCGCACCTGGTGCAGTTCGGCGTGCTGGGCCGGGTCTTCGCCCGGGTGGTGCTGGGCATCCCCGAAGCCCGGGTGGGGTTGCTCAACATCGGGGAGGAGGAGACGAAGGGCAACGAGCTGACCATCGCCGTGCACCCGCTCATGCGCCGCCACGTCCCCGGCTTCGTGGGCAACGTGGAGGGCAAGGACGTCTTCGCCGGGGCGTGCGACGTGGTCGTGTGCGACGGCTTCGTGGGCAACGTCCTGCTCAAGTCCATCGAGGGGTTCGCCGCCGCCTTGCTGGGCGAGATCAAGCGAGCGGCCGCAGCGAGCGTAAAGGGCAAGCTCGGTGGATGGCTGCTGAAGGGCGCCCTTTCCTCCTTGCGGGCGCGGCTGGACTACCGGTCGTACGGGGGGGCCTTCTTGATCGGCGTACGCGGGGTGGTCGTCGTCGCCCACGGCCGCTCCGACGAGGTCGCCATGGCCAACGCCGTGCGGCTGGCCCACCGGGGAGTGAGGGGCGACCTCGTGGCCTCGATCGGCGAGGCGATCCAGAGGCTGCCGGAGGAGGTTTCGTCGCATGCCGGTTCGTGA
- the fapR gene encoding transcription factor FapR, whose amino-acid sequence MSRSPDQVIEKRLERLRAVLHQEPFLTDRELAARIGVSLPTVRLYRLRLGIPDVRERTRQLAERLVRPRSLYASEVVGEVVELELGRRGISLLRTTGEMAFARTGIVRGHYLFAQANSLAVALIDADWALTGSARVRFIRPVRVGEEVVCSARIQRSRGSTHLVVVDSRVRQAQVLRGLFVVAAPRDGPTEEAGDEDGSGR is encoded by the coding sequence ATGAGTAGGTCACCTGACCAGGTCATAGAAAAACGGCTGGAGCGGCTGCGGGCGGTGCTGCACCAGGAGCCGTTCCTCACGGACAGGGAGCTCGCCGCCCGCATCGGGGTCAGTCTTCCGACGGTGCGCCTGTACCGCCTGCGGCTGGGGATTCCCGACGTGCGGGAGCGCACCCGCCAGCTCGCCGAGCGGCTCGTGCGGCCGCGGTCGCTGTACGCCAGCGAGGTGGTCGGCGAGGTCGTGGAGCTCGAGCTCGGCCGCCGGGGTATCTCCTTGCTGCGGACGACCGGCGAGATGGCCTTCGCCCGCACGGGGATCGTCCGGGGCCACTACCTCTTCGCCCAGGCCAACTCCCTGGCGGTTGCCCTCATCGACGCCGACTGGGCGCTGACGGGGTCGGCCCGGGTGCGCTTCATCCGGCCGGTGCGGGTAGGGGAAGAAGTCGTTTGCAGCGCCCGGATCCAGCGCTCCCGGGGCTCCACTCACCTGGTCGTCGTGGACAGCCGCGTGCGCCAGGCGCAGGTGCTCCGGGGGCTGTTCGTGGTCGCGGCGCCCCGGGATGGGCCCACAGAGGAAGCGGGGGACGAGGATGGCTCTGGTCGTTGA
- a CDS encoding beta-ketoacyl-ACP synthase III — protein MPVREGRAVGIWGTGSAVPERVLTNFDLEKMVETSDEWIRTRTGIRERHIADEKTATSDLALLAGRRALEAAGVGPDELDLIVVATVTPDMSFPSTANLVQDRLGARRAAAFDLAAACSGFLYGLDTAAAFVATGRAGYALVVGAECLSKITDYTDRSTCVLFGDAAGAVVVGPVGPGYGLLSSHLGSDGSYGHLLHLPAGGSRRPASAATVAERLHFIKMAGNEVFKIAVRTMGEAAEKALQEAGVSVDRVRWFIPHQANVRIIDAAARRLGIEEDRVVVNIDRYGNTSSASIPLALDETVRAGKVAEGDYLVLAAFGGGLTWGASVLRWGGRR, from the coding sequence ATGCCGGTTCGTGAGGGGCGTGCCGTCGGGATATGGGGCACGGGGTCGGCGGTGCCCGAGCGGGTGCTGACCAACTTCGACCTGGAGAAGATGGTGGAGACGAGCGACGAGTGGATCCGCACCCGCACGGGCATCCGGGAGCGTCACATCGCAGACGAAAAGACCGCCACGTCGGACCTGGCGCTGTTGGCCGGGCGCCGGGCCCTGGAGGCGGCCGGAGTGGGGCCGGACGAGCTCGACCTGATCGTGGTGGCCACCGTCACTCCCGACATGTCCTTCCCGTCGACGGCCAACCTGGTGCAGGACCGTCTGGGGGCGCGCCGGGCAGCCGCCTTCGACCTGGCGGCCGCCTGCTCCGGCTTCTTGTACGGCCTGGACACGGCTGCGGCCTTCGTGGCGACGGGCCGGGCCGGCTACGCCCTGGTCGTCGGGGCCGAGTGCCTCAGCAAGATCACCGACTACACCGACCGGTCGACGTGCGTGCTGTTTGGGGACGCGGCGGGCGCGGTGGTGGTGGGCCCGGTGGGGCCCGGATACGGGTTGCTCTCGTCCCACCTCGGATCCGACGGTAGCTATGGGCACCTGCTCCACCTGCCGGCGGGGGGCTCGCGCAGGCCCGCGTCGGCCGCCACGGTGGCCGAGCGGCTCCACTTCATCAAGATGGCCGGCAACGAGGTGTTCAAGATCGCGGTGCGGACCATGGGGGAGGCCGCCGAAAAGGCGTTGCAGGAAGCGGGTGTCTCGGTCGACCGGGTGCGGTGGTTCATCCCTCACCAGGCCAACGTGCGCATCATCGATGCGGCGGCCAGGCGCCTGGGGATCGAAGAGGATCGGGTGGTCGTCAACATCGACCGGTACGGCAACACCTCGTCGGCTTCGATCCCGCTGGCGCTGGACGAGACGGTGCGGGCGGGCAAGGTGGCGGAGGGCGACTACCTGGTCCTGGCCGCCTTCGGCGGGGGGCTTACCTGGGGCGCCTCGGTCCTCCGGTGGGGCGGTCGCCGGTGA